In a genomic window of Nostoc sp. UHCC 0870:
- a CDS encoding FHA domain-containing protein gives MAGNNTQKFRINQNCNDFGNDLSTAVETSESHLLILEDDQGRKEFILENPVYSLGRDRESNIRLVSQFVSRRHATLVRMPRQNNTQSYYYRIVDGDGQGKPSANGFMINGRKMTAYDLKNEDEIVFGPKIRAIYYLLKNTPRCGQTDASEYDITLINPGMTDDIEEI, from the coding sequence ATGGCAGGCAATAATACTCAAAAATTTAGAATTAATCAAAATTGCAACGATTTTGGTAACGATTTATCAACAGCAGTAGAAACAAGTGAAAGTCATCTACTAATTCTGGAAGATGATCAGGGTCGGAAAGAATTTATTTTAGAAAATCCTGTCTACTCTCTTGGTAGAGACCGCGAGTCTAATATCCGTTTAGTATCTCAATTCGTCTCTCGTCGCCATGCTACATTGGTGAGAATGCCAAGACAGAATAACACTCAAAGCTATTATTACCGCATCGTAGATGGTGATGGTCAAGGCAAACCTAGTGCTAATGGTTTCATGATTAACGGGCGCAAAATGACAGCCTACGATTTAAAAAATGAAGATGAAATTGTCTTTGGCCCTAAAATACGTGCCATTTATTATCTGTTGAAAAATACTCCGCGTTGTGGACAAACCGATGCTAGTGAGTATGACATTACACTCATTAATCCCGGTATGACTGATGACATAGAGGAAATTTGA
- a CDS encoding glycoside hydrolase 100 family protein, translating to MQKINELLTDENIEASAWEALEKSILYYKGRPVGTVAAYDVSVEALNYDQCFVRDFVSSALIFLIKGRTEIVRNFLEETLKLQPKERQLDAYKPGRGLIPASFKVVSEHGEEYLEADFGEHAIARVTPVDSCLWWIILLHSYVVATKDFSLAYKPEFQTGIRLIMEICLANRFDMYPTLLVPDGACMIDRRMGIYGHPLELQVLFYAALRAAREMLICQGNQDVVEAIDNRLPLLCAHIRQHYWIDLNRLNAIYRFKSEEYGKTAVNLFNIYVDSIPYYELDKWLPKKGGYLAGNVGPSQLDTRFFALGNLMAIISDLATEEQAQSIMNLVEERWEDLVGDMPMKICYPALENEEYRTVTGCDPKNIPWSYHNAGSWPVLMWMLTAASIKTNKPYLATKAIEIAQTRLFEDEWPEYYDGKKGRLIGKQSRKYQTWTIAGFLLAKELIKDPSYLSLVSFDKLPSELVSRACELEISSVEPYR from the coding sequence ATGCAGAAAATCAATGAATTACTAACAGATGAAAATATAGAAGCATCAGCTTGGGAAGCACTAGAAAAATCAATTTTATATTATAAAGGTCGCCCTGTCGGGACTGTAGCAGCCTATGATGTTTCTGTAGAGGCTCTAAATTACGACCAATGTTTTGTTCGGGATTTTGTTTCTTCAGCTTTGATTTTTTTGATCAAAGGTAGAACAGAGATTGTCCGCAACTTTTTAGAAGAAACTTTAAAGTTACAACCTAAAGAAAGACAATTAGATGCTTATAAGCCAGGTAGGGGTTTGATACCAGCGAGTTTTAAAGTAGTATCAGAGCATGGTGAAGAGTATTTAGAAGCAGATTTTGGTGAACACGCGATCGCTAGAGTCACACCAGTAGATTCTTGTTTATGGTGGATCATTTTGTTGCATTCTTATGTAGTAGCAACAAAAGATTTTTCTTTAGCCTATAAACCTGAATTCCAAACAGGTATTAGGTTAATCATGGAAATCTGTCTGGCTAATCGCTTTGATATGTATCCTACGCTGTTAGTTCCCGATGGTGCTTGCATGATTGACCGCCGCATGGGTATCTATGGACACCCTCTGGAACTGCAAGTCCTATTTTATGCGGCGTTGCGTGCGGCGCGGGAGATGCTAATTTGTCAAGGTAATCAAGACGTTGTAGAAGCAATTGATAATCGTTTACCGCTTTTGTGCGCCCATATTCGCCAACATTATTGGATTGATTTGAATCGCCTCAATGCTATTTATCGCTTTAAAAGTGAAGAATATGGTAAAACAGCAGTCAATCTTTTTAACATCTATGTAGACTCTATTCCTTATTATGAATTAGATAAATGGCTACCAAAAAAAGGTGGTTATTTAGCAGGTAATGTTGGTCCATCACAGTTAGATACTCGCTTCTTTGCACTGGGTAACTTGATGGCGATTATTTCTGACTTGGCGACAGAAGAACAAGCTCAATCAATTATGAATCTTGTAGAAGAAAGATGGGAAGATTTAGTGGGAGATATGCCCATGAAAATCTGCTACCCAGCTTTAGAAAATGAAGAGTACAGAACTGTTACAGGATGCGACCCTAAGAATATACCTTGGTCATATCATAATGCAGGTAGCTGGCCTGTTTTGATGTGGATGTTAACAGCAGCCTCTATAAAAACGAATAAACCTTATTTAGCAACTAAGGCGATTGAAATTGCCCAAACACGATTGTTTGAAGATGAATGGCCAGAATATTATGATGGCAAGAAAGGACGATTGATTGGGAAGCAATCTAGAAAATATCAAACCTGGACGATTGCTGGGTTCTTATTGGCAAAGGAACTAATTAAAGACCCATCTTATTTATCGTTAGTGAGTTTTGATAAATTGCCGTCAGAATTAGTTTCGCGCGCCTGTGAATTAGAAATCAGCAGTGTAGAACCATATCGATAA
- the psb35 gene encoding photosystem II assembly protein Psb35, translating into MPLFMQTANSVATGGSHFPLAFTLVYVVGFIAAVSIGSIAWYNSKRPAGWESKDRPDFVPKIEKEETPGLGEPKS; encoded by the coding sequence ATGCCATTATTCATGCAAACAGCAAATTCAGTCGCCACAGGTGGCTCTCATTTTCCTCTAGCTTTTACATTAGTCTATGTAGTGGGCTTTATTGCTGCTGTCTCCATTGGTTCTATTGCTTGGTACAACTCTAAGCGTCCTGCTGGTTGGGAAAGCAAGGATCGTCCTGATTTTGTGCCTAAAATTGAAAAAGAAGAAACTCCGGGTCTGGGTGAACCGAAGTCATAA
- a CDS encoding 16S rRNA (cytosine(967)-C(5))-methyltransferase, producing MTDSRQVAFLTLRDVHKGAYADVALDRVLRKVNLSDIDRRLVTELVYGSVRRQRTLDSLIDQLAKKKSHQQPSDLRSILHLGFYQLRYQERIPVSAAVNTTVQLAKDNGLAGLTGFVNGLLRQYVRLAEKLPDPLELPDNPVERLGILHSFPDWIIQVWLEQLGVEETERLCEWMNQTPTIDLRINPLRTSIEEVETALTSAGILARRIPYLPQALRLIGNSGAIQNLPGFNEGWWVVQDASAQLVSHIIDPQPGEMIIDACAAPGGKTTHMAELMQDEGKILASDRTASRLRKLKDNAQRLGLHSIEIYTGDSRNLPQFDHTADRVLLDAPCSGLGTMHRHADARWRQTPASVTELSTLQKELLSQTSKLVKPCGVLVYATCTLHPAENEGVITEFLREHSDWQIEPLSLDSPYSTYGTPQGWLKLWPHRQDMDGFFMVRLRKTNDSG from the coding sequence GTGACTGATTCCCGTCAAGTAGCTTTTTTAACTCTACGAGATGTTCATAAAGGGGCTTATGCTGATGTTGCATTAGATAGGGTGCTACGAAAAGTTAACCTGTCTGATATTGACCGCCGTTTGGTGACAGAATTAGTATATGGCAGCGTTAGAAGACAACGTACTCTTGACTCTCTGATTGACCAACTCGCCAAAAAGAAATCTCATCAACAGCCAAGCGACCTCCGCAGTATTTTACATTTAGGCTTTTATCAACTGCGTTATCAAGAACGTATCCCTGTGTCTGCGGCTGTCAATACTACAGTCCAACTGGCTAAAGATAATGGTTTGGCTGGACTTACAGGTTTTGTTAATGGTTTGTTACGTCAATACGTTCGTTTAGCGGAAAAATTACCAGACCCTTTAGAGTTACCAGACAACCCAGTAGAACGGTTAGGGATTCTACACAGTTTTCCTGATTGGATAATCCAAGTCTGGTTAGAACAATTGGGTGTAGAGGAGACGGAAAGACTCTGTGAGTGGATGAACCAAACACCTACCATTGATTTAAGAATTAATCCTCTGCGGACTTCGATTGAGGAAGTAGAGACAGCGTTAACATCGGCGGGGATTTTAGCTAGACGAATACCTTATTTACCCCAAGCTTTAAGATTAATTGGGAATAGTGGGGCGATTCAAAATCTCCCTGGATTTAATGAAGGTTGGTGGGTTGTCCAGGATGCTAGCGCGCAGTTGGTAAGTCATATAATTGACCCCCAACCTGGGGAAATGATCATTGATGCTTGTGCTGCACCTGGGGGGAAAACAACCCACATGGCTGAGTTAATGCAGGATGAAGGAAAAATCTTGGCTAGCGATCGCACTGCCTCCCGGTTGCGTAAACTTAAAGACAATGCCCAACGCCTGGGTTTACACTCAATTGAAATTTACACTGGCGACAGCCGGAATTTACCACAGTTTGATCATACCGCCGACCGAGTTTTATTAGATGCGCCTTGCTCTGGTTTAGGCACTATGCACCGTCATGCTGATGCGCGTTGGCGACAAACCCCCGCGTCTGTAACTGAACTCTCGACACTGCAAAAGGAACTATTATCCCAGACATCAAAATTAGTTAAACCCTGTGGGGTGCTAGTTTACGCTACTTGTACCTTACACCCAGCCGAAAATGAAGGTGTGATTACAGAATTTTTAAGAGAGCATTCCGATTGGCAAATTGAACCTTTAAGCCTTGATTCACCTTATTCTACCTATGGCACACCCCAAGGTTGGTTAAAACTCTGGCCTCATCGTCAAGACATGGATGGGTTTTTCATGGTGCGCTTAAGAAAAACCAACGATTCGGGGTGA
- a CDS encoding tellurite resistance TerB family protein: MITDANVKNLVKILIGAAWIDGRIQPEERQYLREIAQAKGLATDPEIKPWLYELVPVQPNECYTWVKEYLGDRPSSEDCENLIEAISGLIYSDGEVAIEEARLLTKLQELTHMNESNHSAHTALLKKIQKLYRRWVEVQN, translated from the coding sequence ATGATAACTGATGCCAATGTCAAAAATTTAGTTAAAATTCTGATTGGAGCTGCATGGATCGACGGCAGAATTCAACCAGAAGAAAGGCAATATCTACGTGAAATAGCTCAGGCCAAGGGTTTGGCTACAGATCCAGAGATTAAACCGTGGTTGTATGAATTAGTTCCTGTACAACCCAATGAATGTTACACATGGGTGAAAGAATACTTAGGCGATCGCCCCAGCAGTGAAGACTGCGAAAATCTGATTGAAGCCATCAGTGGTTTAATTTACAGTGATGGTGAGGTAGCGATCGAGGAAGCAAGACTCTTGACAAAATTGCAAGAGTTAACCCACATGAATGAATCTAATCATTCAGCGCATACTGCACTGCTCAAAAAAATCCAAAAGCTTTACCGTCGTTGGGTTGAAGTTCAGAACTAA